A window from Lactiplantibacillus pentosus encodes these proteins:
- a CDS encoding helix-turn-helix domain-containing protein → MDRGRRVTLEERIAIVKYTLDHANDYQEAAKHFNVSYPQVYTWVRKYRQRGMEGLVDHRGRPKRD, encoded by the coding sequence ATGGATCGAGGACGACGCGTCACGTTAGAAGAGCGAATTGCAATCGTCAAGTATACGTTGGACCATGCCAACGACTATCAGGAAGCCGCCAAGCATTTCAACGTTTCATACCCCCAAGTGTATACCTGGGTACGGAAATACCGGCAACGGGGGATGGAAGGATTGGTTGATCACCGCGGCCGACCAAAACGAGACTAA
- the recQ gene encoding DNA helicase RecQ, whose amino-acid sequence MIDLAAAQQVLKTTFGYDEFRPGQKAVIEQVLAGENTLAIMPTGGGKSLCYQIPALLFQGITVVVSPLISLMKDQVDALNDNGIAATFINSSLDFQAINERLQELRAGDYTLLYVAPERLDSEYFIQALGRLPIQLLAIDEAHCISQWGHDFRPSYLALSTAIEQLPTHPQVLALTATATEQVAADICGRLAIDPQHEVNTGFARDNLDLTVVKDQDTDRYILDYLKVNHGEAGIIYASTRKEVMRLTSLLQKHHINATPYHAGLDPEVRRHNQEDFLYDRVDVMVATNAFGMGIDKSNVRFVIHAQVPGTLEAYYQEAGRAGRDGLPSEAILLFRPNDIQLQHYFIDESEMDTEHRHLAYRKLQVMTRYANTQGCLQQFILKYFGEDSEPCGRCSNCTDKREAKDITTAAQQVLSCVVRLHSRFGKGVVAQVLTGANNQRIRESHLEGLSTYGLMSGQRQKAVVELIDFLTASGYLQAVGGQYPTLTVTASGVDVLKGNTTVHRKTAQTVQQTVPENSALFEQLRTLRRQLAEEQGVPPFVIFSDKTLHSMCEVMPEDDQAFLTVKGVGASKLEKYGETFMATIRAAAHAEAATEAETPATD is encoded by the coding sequence ATGATTGACTTAGCGGCGGCACAGCAAGTATTGAAGACAACGTTTGGGTATGATGAATTTCGTCCCGGGCAAAAAGCGGTCATTGAACAAGTGTTAGCTGGTGAAAACACGCTGGCCATCATGCCAACTGGTGGGGGTAAATCACTCTGTTATCAGATTCCGGCCCTACTATTTCAAGGTATCACGGTCGTCGTGTCACCTTTGATTTCCTTGATGAAGGACCAAGTTGACGCGTTAAATGACAACGGCATTGCCGCGACGTTTATCAATAGCTCACTTGATTTTCAAGCCATCAATGAGCGGCTACAAGAACTACGCGCTGGTGACTATACTTTGCTTTACGTCGCACCAGAACGGTTGGACTCAGAATACTTCATTCAGGCGCTCGGGCGGCTACCGATTCAACTATTGGCAATCGACGAAGCCCACTGTATTTCCCAATGGGGACACGATTTTCGGCCGAGTTATTTAGCGTTGAGTACGGCGATCGAGCAGTTACCGACTCATCCGCAAGTGCTCGCACTGACCGCAACCGCGACCGAACAAGTGGCGGCTGACATCTGCGGTCGGTTAGCCATTGATCCGCAACATGAGGTCAATACCGGGTTTGCACGTGATAATCTCGATTTGACCGTGGTTAAGGATCAAGATACGGACCGCTATATCCTGGATTATTTAAAGGTGAACCATGGGGAAGCCGGCATCATCTATGCCAGCACCCGTAAGGAAGTCATGCGACTCACGAGCCTGCTTCAAAAACACCATATCAATGCGACGCCTTATCATGCTGGGTTGGACCCTGAAGTACGGCGGCATAATCAGGAAGATTTCTTATATGACCGTGTCGACGTGATGGTCGCGACCAACGCGTTTGGGATGGGGATCGACAAAAGCAACGTTCGGTTCGTGATTCACGCGCAGGTGCCTGGAACGCTGGAAGCTTACTATCAAGAGGCTGGGCGTGCTGGACGGGATGGCCTGCCGAGTGAAGCAATTTTACTGTTCCGGCCCAACGACATTCAGCTGCAACATTACTTCATCGACGAATCTGAAATGGATACGGAACACCGCCATTTGGCCTATCGCAAGCTCCAAGTGATGACGCGTTATGCGAATACGCAGGGGTGTCTGCAGCAGTTTATTTTGAAATATTTCGGTGAAGACTCGGAGCCGTGCGGGCGTTGTAGCAATTGTACGGATAAACGGGAAGCTAAAGACATCACGACGGCAGCCCAACAAGTCCTGTCGTGTGTCGTGCGGCTGCACTCGCGATTCGGTAAAGGCGTCGTGGCGCAAGTCTTGACGGGTGCCAATAATCAGCGTATCCGTGAGTCTCATCTCGAAGGACTGTCAACGTACGGCTTAATGTCCGGTCAGCGCCAAAAAGCCGTCGTTGAACTGATCGACTTTTTGACTGCCAGTGGGTATTTACAAGCGGTTGGCGGGCAATATCCGACGTTAACGGTGACGGCGAGTGGCGTCGACGTGCTAAAAGGAAATACGACGGTCCACCGGAAAACGGCGCAAACCGTTCAACAGACGGTTCCTGAAAACAGTGCGTTGTTCGAACAGTTGCGGACATTGCGGCGACAATTGGCAGAAGAACAGGGCGTTCCACCGTTCGTGATTTTCTCTGACAAAACGCTGCATTCGATGTGTGAAGTCATGCCAGAAGATGATCAGGCCTTTCTCACCGTCAAAGGGGTCGGTGCTAGCAAGCTTGAAAAATATGGTGAGACCTTTATGGCGACGATTCGTGCAGCAGCGCACGCTGAAGCGGCAACCGAAGCTGAAACACCTGCGACGGACTAA
- a CDS encoding RluA family pseudouridine synthase translates to MQFTWTHHGEPLAMKRFLTQHGISMRTIKAIKHGAGDFLVNDQVKTGVITINTGDVAGIRLPDEAADETVAVSHQPLQVQYEDANWLVVDKPAGLTSVPGPSNREDTLVNRIKGYLVATQAPNQRPHLITRLDRDTSGLVLVAKHHVAQGMLTDPKLADQLVKTYLAWIEGTLTPASGTIDQPIGRLDDSPRRGVTASGQRAITTYQVETSTLAHAVSRVRLQLVTGRTHQIRVHLSALGHPLLGDALYDGNQTWIKRQALHAASLQFYDPFAEQTRRFEAPLPADLQALNK, encoded by the coding sequence ATGCAATTTACTTGGACTCATCACGGGGAACCACTAGCGATGAAGCGTTTTTTGACGCAGCATGGCATCAGTATGCGGACCATTAAAGCCATCAAACATGGCGCGGGCGATTTTTTGGTCAACGACCAGGTCAAAACGGGTGTTATCACCATTAATACCGGCGATGTTGCTGGTATCCGGTTACCGGATGAGGCCGCGGATGAAACGGTTGCCGTCAGCCATCAACCGCTCCAAGTCCAATATGAAGACGCCAATTGGTTGGTGGTCGACAAACCTGCTGGATTGACGAGTGTGCCGGGCCCCAGCAATCGGGAGGATACCTTGGTCAATCGCATCAAGGGTTATTTGGTTGCGACCCAGGCACCCAATCAGCGCCCCCATCTGATCACGCGCTTGGACCGCGACACGAGTGGGTTAGTTTTGGTGGCCAAGCATCACGTGGCACAGGGGATGTTAACTGACCCCAAGTTGGCTGACCAATTAGTCAAAACTTATTTGGCCTGGATTGAAGGCACGCTAACGCCGGCCAGTGGGACGATCGACCAACCGATTGGGCGACTAGATGATAGTCCGAGACGTGGCGTCACAGCGAGCGGACAGCGGGCCATCACGACCTATCAAGTTGAGACATCGACGTTAGCGCACGCCGTTAGCCGGGTCCGACTCCAGTTGGTGACGGGGCGGACCCATCAGATTCGTGTACACTTGTCAGCGCTCGGGCATCCCTTGCTCGGTGACGCCTTGTATGACGGTAATCAGACCTGGATCAAGCGCCAGGCGCTGCATGCGGCCAGTTTGCAATTTTATGACCCGTTTGCCGAACAGACCCGACGGTTCGAGGCACCATTACCGGCAGACTTGCAAGCGTTGAACAAGTAA
- a CDS encoding ArsR/SmtB family transcription factor has product MANFQQSETALTESATLINIFAEKIRRQIIIALGNSDNGLNVTDITALVNISRPAVSHHLRLMREAGVIDMRSNGVEHIYFLTLTAPLQQLQSTIATLTADNATLGNA; this is encoded by the coding sequence ATGGCTAATTTTCAACAATCCGAAACGGCACTCACTGAAAGTGCCACATTAATCAATATTTTTGCCGAAAAGATTCGGCGTCAAATTATCATTGCATTGGGGAACAGTGATAACGGACTCAACGTGACGGATATTACTGCCCTGGTCAACATTTCGCGGCCAGCCGTATCACACCACTTGCGTTTGATGCGTGAAGCCGGCGTGATCGATATGCGGAGCAACGGGGTCGAACATATCTATTTTCTGACCTTAACTGCGCCATTGCAGCAGTTGCAGTCGACCATTGCCACGTTAACAGCGGACAATGCCACACTGGGAAATGCTTAA
- a CDS encoding flavodoxin family protein, whose product MKVIGILGAHRSDGVTAQLLKAVLKGASASAETEFVNLNDYQLRPDYDNQSNPSLDKLEAKLLAADVWVLAAPTYLGSLSGVMKNFCDCFRGRIARFNSVGDAVPDRFKNKHYVTITDCYAGGIENYLTGVTDAAFKTLDKFLTMGGLIKLREIVVTNTWGMQTISAAKQAECERVGARAAHKKERDDSTVKRYIQLFFMIAVMALLTMGIEAGIQQFIPLNNFWAYYGVFVVVFYVLLAMILHFFTVVKHRRR is encoded by the coding sequence GTGAAAGTTATTGGAATATTGGGCGCTCATCGATCAGATGGGGTGACTGCTCAATTATTGAAAGCGGTGTTAAAGGGGGCGTCGGCAAGTGCTGAGACCGAGTTTGTCAACCTCAATGACTACCAATTACGCCCAGATTATGATAACCAATCAAATCCAAGTTTGGACAAATTGGAAGCTAAACTGCTAGCCGCAGACGTCTGGGTCCTGGCAGCACCAACTTATCTGGGCAGCTTATCCGGGGTCATGAAGAATTTTTGTGACTGCTTTCGGGGACGAATCGCGCGGTTTAACTCGGTTGGTGATGCCGTGCCAGACCGGTTTAAGAACAAGCACTATGTGACGATTACGGACTGCTACGCGGGTGGAATTGAAAACTATCTCACTGGTGTCACCGATGCAGCGTTTAAGACGCTCGATAAGTTTTTAACAATGGGTGGCTTAATTAAACTACGCGAAATTGTGGTGACGAATACTTGGGGCATGCAGACGATTAGCGCGGCTAAGCAAGCCGAATGTGAACGAGTGGGCGCACGCGCTGCGCATAAGAAGGAAAGGGATGACAGTACAGTGAAACGTTATATTCAATTATTCTTTATGATTGCCGTCATGGCATTACTGACAATGGGGATTGAGGCCGGAATCCAGCAATTTATTCCGTTGAATAACTTCTGGGCGTACTACGGCGTCTTTGTCGTCGTCTTCTACGTTTTATTAGCGATGATTCTGCACTTCTTTACGGTCGTTAAACATCGGCGGCGTTAG